GTAGGATGCTCACTTCATCTCAGGTAGGATGCTCACTTCATCTCAGGTAGGATGCTCACTTCATCTCTGGTAGGATGCTCACTTCATCTCAGGTTAGCACTCACTTCATCTCAGGTAGGATGCTCACTTCATCTCAGGTTAGCACTCACTTCATCTCAGGTAGGATGCTCACTTCATCTCAGGTAGGATGCTCACTTCATCTCAGGTAGGATGCTCACTTCATCTCAGGTAGGATGCAGGCTCTGTAGCACTCACTTCATCTCAGGTAGGATGCTCACTTCATCTCAGGTTAGCACTCACTTCATCTCAGGTAGGATGCTCACTTCATCTCAGGTAGGATGCTCACTTCATCTCAGGTAGGATGCTCACTTCATCTCAGGTAGGATGCTCACTTCATCTCAGGTAGGATGCTCACTTCATCTCAGGTAGGATGCTCACTTCATCTCAGGTAGGATGCTCACTTCATCTCAGGTAGGATGCTCACTTCATCTCAGGTAGGATGCTCATTTCATCTCAGGTAGGATGCTCACTTCATCTCAGGTAGGATGCTCACTTCATCTCAGGTAGGATGCAGGCTCTGTAGCACTCACTTCATCTCAGGTAGGATGCTCACTTCATCTCAGGTAGGATGCTCACTTCATCTCAGGTAGGATGCTCACTTCATCTCAGGTAGGATGCTCACTTCATCTCAGGTAGGATGCTCACTTCATCTCAGGTAGGATGCTCACTTCATCTCAGGTAGGATGCTCACTTCATCTCAGGTAGGATGCTCACTTCATCTCAGGTAGGATGCTCAATTCATCTCTGGTTAGTACTCACGTCATCTCAGGTAGGATGCTCACTTCATCTCAGGTAGGATGCTCACTTCATCTCAGGTAGGATGCTCACTTCATCTCAGGTAGGATGCAGGCTCTGTAGCACTCACTTCATCTCAGGTAGGATGCTCACTTCATCTCAGGTAGGATGCTCACTTCATCTCAGGTAGGATGCTCACTTCATCTCAGGTAGGATGCTCACTTCATCTCAGGTAGGATGCTCACTTCATCTCAGGTAGGATGCTCACTTCATCTCAGGTAGGATGCTCACTTCATCTCAGGTAGGATGCTCACTTCATCTCAGGTTAGTACTCACTTCATCTCAGGTAGGATGCTCACTTCATCTCAGGTAGGATGCTCACTTCATCTCAGGTTAGTACTCACTTCATCTCAGGTAGGATGCTCACTTTATCTCAGGTAGGATGCTCACTTCATCTCTGGTTAGTACTCACGTCATCTTAGGTAGGGATGCTCACTTTATCTCAGGTAGGATGCTCACTTCATCTCAGGTAGGATGCTCACTTCATCTCAGGTAGGATGCTCACTTCATCTCAGGTAGGATGCTCACTTCATCTCAGGTAGGATGCTCAATTCATCTCTGGTTAGTACTCACGTCATCTCAGGTAGGATGCTCACTTCATCTCAGGTAGGATGCTCACTTCATCTCAGGTAGGATGCTCACTTCATCTCAGGTAGGATGCAGGCTCTGTAGCACTCACTTCATTTCAGGTAGGATGCTCACTTCATCTCAGGTAGGATGCTCACTTCATCTCAGGTAGGATGCTCACTTCATCTCAGGTAGGATGCTCACTTCATCTCAGGTAGGATGCTCACTTCATCTCAGGTAGGATGCTCACTTCATCTCAGGTAGGATGCTCACTTCATCTCAGGTTAGTACTCACTTCATCTCAGGTAGGATGCTCACTTCATCTCAGGTAGGATGCTCAATTCATCTCTGGTTAGTACTCACGTCATCTTAGGTAGGGATGCTCACTTTATCTCAGGTAGGATGCTCACTTCATCTCTGGTTAGTACTCACGTCATCTTAGGTAGGGATGCTCACTTTATCTCAGGTAGGATGCTCACTTCATCTCAGGTAGGATGCTCACTTCATCTCAGGTAGGATGCTCACTTCATCTCAGGTAGGATGCTCACTTCATCTCAGGTAGGATGCTCACTTCATCTCAGGTAGGATGCTCACTTCATCTCAGGTAGGATGCTGGCTCTGTAGCACTCACTTCATCTCAGGTAGGATGCTCACTTCATCTCAGGTTTGATGCTCACTTCATCTCAGGTAGGATGCTCACTTCATCTCAGGTAGGATGCTCATTTCATCTCAGGTAGGATGCTCACTTCATCTCAGGTTTGATGCTCACTTCATCTCAGGTAGGATGCTCACTTCATCTCAGGTAGGATGCTCATTTCATCTCAGGTAGGATGCTCACTTCATCTCAGGTTTGATGCTCACTTCATCTCAGGTAGGATGCTCACTTCATCTCAGGTAGGATGCTCATTTCATCTCAGGTAGGATGCTCACTTCATCTCAGGTTAGTACTCACTTCATCTCAGGTAGGGATGCTGCACTACACAGACacaacacagtatatatatactacgaTAAAGCAGGGTTTGTTAGATTCATGCTGGAAAATATCTCCTGATAGAAAATTAATTTTTCCATTTTCcttagccattaattaattgattaaatgtgacataaattgatatttgttttaatttgcttttggatttatttgtctttgtattaatacccttatttattcacttttctgtttaattcccccttttatttatttatcaacttatttatatttattttttatttttgcatttatgttttatttatttattttgcattgattcttttatttattttaaatgtatttatgcatttatttatggaCAATTTTCCCATTGCagttcaccccttatttatttcccaattacattattttttattttttgcatttgttttttatttatgcatgattgcataattttccctttgcagttcaccccttatttatttccccaaacatatttattttttgtattcttttgattaaccatttctttatgcatctttgcctctttatgcaaatgaggggtctattaataaaataaaataatacaaataaataaagggaaattaatcagaggagtaaataagtaagggaatttatttttcatttgtttttttatttacttctaaatgtatgtatttatttttgtatttattcatttatttatgcatgattgtataatttttccctttgcatttcaccccttatttatttccccaaacatatttatttctgtattcttttctttatatatattttttttcacatttctacatgcatttctgcctcattatgcaaataaggggtctgttaataaaataaaataataaaaataaatgaaaggggaaattaaacagagcagtaaataaataagggaattaatacaaagatcaATTAAAACgaatgcaaattaaaacagaaatattaattcATGTCatatttcatcaattaattaatggcttcatttattttttatattttcttgctgcatttaatgacattcatttatttatggagtcatttatttatttattcatttatttttgattttggcaggttccgtcctccacaacattttcattattaagcTGATGCCCTACATTGTCCCACACACAAGAGACCTCATTAGACAGATCCTAATCCCATTTACTACATCCTCTTTTTGTCCCCATGCAGGTAAACAGGTGAAGAATCCTCGTTCTCCAGATTATGTTCCTTCTGTGTTCACATCAGCTCCCTTATCCCCAGAGATGAAGGAGCCGGGTGCCTTGGAGATCCTGGACAAGCAGGAGGCCCGCGTGGAGGCAGCCAACGCTTTGTTGTTCCTGCAGGGCCAGGGCAGGTCTGTGGTGGGGGATCGGGGCCAGGAGGAGCATCCTGAGGAGAGGGAGCAGGAGGCCACTGTGGAGGGGAGTGCGTCCTCTTCCCTCAGCACCGATgaagacgacgacgacgacgacgacgatgatgatgaatataTGAGTGACAGCAAGAAGGGAAAGTTCGCTCATACGTCTGATGCAGCGGTTAACTTTGACGACATCCTGAGAGCCCTGAAGAAGGAGAACCAGACCCTCCGGGAGtctgtggacaaaatgtccctCTCTGAGAACTCCTTGAGGAACGATGCAGAGAAAGTCAAGTTTTACACTGGTTTGCCAAACTACTTTGTCCTGGAGACGGTCATGTGGCTGCTGGCGCCTCACATGGACGGCATGAAAACCGTGAAGCTCTCCAAGttccagcagctgctgctgacgCTGATGCGACTCCGCCTGGACCTCCGCAACCAGGACCTGGCGTACCGCTTTGGCGTAAAAGTCGGCACGGTGACCAGAACAGTGCACCAGATGGTCAACATCATGTCCTCCACTCTGGTGCCGACGGCCGTCTTCTGGCCATCCAGAGCCGAGCTCCGGAAGAACCTGCCGGCAGCTTTGCGCGCCTCCCACCCCGACTGCGCTGTCATCGTAGACTGCTTCATGGTGCCCTTTGAGGAGCCGGTTTCCCGGggcaaccagcagcagcagcagcagcagcagagggtgGTGGCGAGCTCTCAGGGGGTGGGGACAACTCATAACGTGTTAAAGTATCTGATTGGCGTGGCGCCGCAGGGCGTCGTCACCTTCGTCTCTAAGGGCGTATTGGGAAACGTCAGTGACAAAAGCCTGGCTGAGGGCTGCGGGTTTCTGTGCAAGCTTCTCCCGGGCGATGTCGTGTTGGCGAGTCGCAACCTCGACATTGACGATTCCGTGGCCGCCCGAGGAGCACTGTTTAAAATTGCAGTTAGCTCGCCGCTGGCTGACACGTCCTCTGAGACGG
This DNA window, taken from Sebastes fasciatus isolate fSebFas1 chromosome 14, fSebFas1.pri, whole genome shotgun sequence, encodes the following:
- the LOC141781904 gene encoding uncharacterized protein LOC141781904 isoform X3, with amino-acid sequence MLTSSQVGCRLCSTHFISGKQVKNPRSPDYVPSVFTSAPLSPEMKEPGALEILDKQEARVEAANALLFLQGQGRSVVGDRGQEEHPEEREQEATVEGSASSSLSTDEDDDDDDDDDDEYMSDSKKGKFAHTSDAAVNFDDILRALKKENQTLRESVDKMSLSENSLRNDAEKVKFYTGLPNYFVLETVMWLLAPHMDGMKTVKLSKFQQLLLTLMRLRLDLRNQDLAYRFGVKVGTVTRTVHQMVNIMSSTLVPTAVFWPSRAELRKNLPAALRASHPDCAVIVDCFMVPFEEPVSRGNQQQQQQQQRVVASSQGVGTTHNVLKYLIGVAPQGVVTFVSKGVLGNVSDKSLAEGCGFLCKLLPGDVVLASRNLDIDDSVAARGALFKIAVSSPLADTSSETVSVQRHVERVISMVKHRYAMLTGPVESPFTTVSERTSNLSTFDKIVQVACALNNLCISAAPLE
- the LOC141781904 gene encoding uncharacterized protein LOC141781904 isoform X1, yielding MVHTCVVAGCRNRRTPGTTLSFYRFPRDPERKQRWIAAVNREGWAPNDGSRLCSTHFISGKQVKNPRSPDYVPSVFTSAPLSPEMKEPGALEILDKQEARVEAANALLFLQGQGRSVVGDRGQEEHPEEREQEATVEGSASSSLSTDEDDDDDDDDDDEYMSDSKKGKFAHTSDAAVNFDDILRALKKENQTLRESVDKMSLSENSLRNDAEKVKFYTGLPNYFVLETVMWLLAPHMDGMKTVKLSKFQQLLLTLMRLRLDLRNQDLAYRFGVKVGTVTRTVHQMVNIMSSTLVPTAVFWPSRAELRKNLPAALRASHPDCAVIVDCFMVPFEEPVSRGNQQQQQQQQRVVASSQGVGTTHNVLKYLIGVAPQGVVTFVSKGVLGNVSDKSLAEGCGFLCKLLPGDVVLASRNLDIDDSVAARGALFKIAVSSPLADTSSETVSVQRHVERVISMVKHRYAMLTGPVESPFTTVSERTSNLSTFDKIVQVACALNNLCISAAPLE
- the LOC141781904 gene encoding uncharacterized protein LOC141781904 isoform X2; the protein is MVHTCVVAGCRNRRTPGTTLSFYRFPRDPERKQRWIAAVNREGWAPNDGSRLCSTHFISEMKEPGALEILDKQEARVEAANALLFLQGQGRSVVGDRGQEEHPEEREQEATVEGSASSSLSTDEDDDDDDDDDDEYMSDSKKGKFAHTSDAAVNFDDILRALKKENQTLRESVDKMSLSENSLRNDAEKVKFYTGLPNYFVLETVMWLLAPHMDGMKTVKLSKFQQLLLTLMRLRLDLRNQDLAYRFGVKVGTVTRTVHQMVNIMSSTLVPTAVFWPSRAELRKNLPAALRASHPDCAVIVDCFMVPFEEPVSRGNQQQQQQQQRVVASSQGVGTTHNVLKYLIGVAPQGVVTFVSKGVLGNVSDKSLAEGCGFLCKLLPGDVVLASRNLDIDDSVAARGALFKIAVSSPLADTSSETVSVQRHVERVISMVKHRYAMLTGPVESPFTTVSERTSNLSTFDKIVQVACALNNLCISAAPLE
- the LOC141781904 gene encoding uncharacterized protein LOC141781904 isoform X4, encoding MKEPGALEILDKQEARVEAANALLFLQGQGRSVVGDRGQEEHPEEREQEATVEGSASSSLSTDEDDDDDDDDDDEYMSDSKKGKFAHTSDAAVNFDDILRALKKENQTLRESVDKMSLSENSLRNDAEKVKFYTGLPNYFVLETVMWLLAPHMDGMKTVKLSKFQQLLLTLMRLRLDLRNQDLAYRFGVKVGTVTRTVHQMVNIMSSTLVPTAVFWPSRAELRKNLPAALRASHPDCAVIVDCFMVPFEEPVSRGNQQQQQQQQRVVASSQGVGTTHNVLKYLIGVAPQGVVTFVSKGVLGNVSDKSLAEGCGFLCKLLPGDVVLASRNLDIDDSVAARGALFKIAVSSPLADTSSETVSVQRHVERVISMVKHRYAMLTGPVESPFTTVSERTSNLSTFDKIVQVACALNNLCISAAPLE